Proteins encoded together in one Carassius auratus strain Wakin chromosome 32, ASM336829v1, whole genome shotgun sequence window:
- the LOC113052254 gene encoding mitochondrial inner membrane protein OXA1L-like: MAALRGKVVTECLATCMFRQTSTSSISTFPSVIIGNKWFVPRSHLHTGRESRGPLVRALLGCPNHGQFLLVSAVAVRHNSSQMTETAQSISTSFDPVNTAISDPVSILSPLADPAPAVMPPITELVAEAPLTALDVLQEVGAEASLSELGLGCNTPVGLIQNLLEFMHVSIGLPWWGAIVAGTIFARCAVFPVIVKAQREAAKLYNVMPEMTKLTTRINEAKQSGNKFEFSKAYTDLMMFQKKHDVNPLRGFLVPMVQAPIFISFFIALRKMAYLPVPSLQTGGVWWFTDLTAADPFYILPIAVTGTMFAILELGAESGVDNPNLRAMKTVFRIMPFVILPMTISFPTAVFTYWMTSNLFSLGQVALLRHPVVREKLRIPERITHPPSALPPDEGFIKSIKKGLKNAQLAQQLEERERRIKGHLDLAAKGPLRQNFTHNPLQQSAAPVSTGKSSHSKEDKKRP, encoded by the exons ATGGCTGCGCTCAGGGGGAAAGTGGTCACAGAATGTCTTGCAACATGTATGTTTCGACAAACAAGCACATCGAGCATTTCCACTTTTCCTAGTGTTATAATAGGGAATAAG TGGTTTGTACCGAGATCACATCTTCACACTGGCAGAGAAAGCAGGGGTCCACTAGTTAGGGCACTTCTTGGGTGTCCCAATCATGGCCAGTTCCTGCTAGTCAGCGCTGTGGCGGTCAGACACAACAGCTCACAG ATGACAGAAACGGCGCAGAGCATTTCAACTTCATTTGATCCTGTAAATACTGCAATATCTGACCCAGTCTCCATTCTAAGTCCTCTTGCTGACCCCGCCCCCGCAGTCATGCCACCAATCACAGAGCTGGTGGCCGAGGCTCCTCTCACTGCATTGGATGTTCTGCAGGAGGTAGGAGCTGAAGCCAGCCTATCAGAGCTCGGCCTGGGGTGCAACACACCTGTGGGCCTGATCCAGAATCTGCTGGAGTTTATGCATGTTAGCATTGGCCTGCCATGGTGGGGCGCCATTGTTGCAG GCACCATTTTTGCTCGGTGTGCTGTGTTCCCAGTCATTGTAAAGGCACAGAGGGAAGCAGCCAAACTGTACAACGTCATGCCAGAAATGACCAAGCTCACCACCCGCATCAACGAGGCCAAGCAGAGCGGTAACAAATTTGAAT tttcGAAAGCATACACTGACTTGATGATGTTTCAGAAGAAACATGATGTGAACCCTTTGCGTGGGTTCCTAGTGCCCATGGTACAG GCTCCAATCTTCATCTCTTTCTTCATTGCCTTGCGTAAGATGGCATATCTCCCCGTACCAAGTCTGCAGACTGGAGGCGTCTGGTGGTTCACAGACCTAACTGCAGCTGATCCTTTTTACATTCTCCCCATTGCTGTGACTGGCACCATGTTTGCCATTTTAGAG CTGGGAGCTGAATCTGGTGTAGACAACCCCAATCTGAGGGCCATGAAGACTGTCTTCAGGATCATGCCCTTTGTGATCCTCCCTATGACGATTAGCTTCCCCACG GCAGTGTTCACCTACTGGATGACCTCTAACCTCTTCTCACTGGGTCAGGTGGCCCTGCTGAGGCACCCAGTCGTGAGAGAGAAGTTACGTATCCCAGAACGCATCACTCACCCACCCTCAGCACTACCTCCCGATGAAGGTTTCATAAAAAGCATCAAGAAAG GATTGAAGAATGCCCAGTTGGCTCAGCAGCtggaggagagagaaagaagaattaAAGGACACCTGGATCTGGCAGCCAAAG gtccTCTTAGGCAGAATTTTACCCATAACCCCCTTCAACAGTCAGCAGCACCAGTGTCAACAGGAAAATCAAGTCATTCCAAGGAAGACAAGAAGAGGCCCTGA